Sequence from the [Bacteroides] pectinophilus genome:
ACCTAAGAAGGGCGAGGAGCAGTATATATATGATGATAAGGCTCTTGAAAAATACCGTAAGACACATACAGGAGCTTTCACGCTGCAGCGCTACAAGGGACTTGGTGAGATGGATGCGCAGCAGTTGTGGGAGACAACACTTAATCCTGAGACAAGAATATTAAAGCAGGTGGAGATAGAGGATGCGAGAATGGCAACGGAAGTAACATCAATGCTTATGGGAAGCGATGTTGCACCGAGACGTGAATTTATCTATACACATGCAAATGAAGCAGAGATAGATGCGTAATTATGCTTCTTAATGATAGAAATGGAGACCATAATGGCAGAACAGATAGTAAAAACAGAATATTCTGAGCTTATGCAGAAGTCATACATAGATTATTCAATGAGCGTTATTACGGCGAGAGCTCTTCCTGATGCCAGGGACGGACTTAAGCCCGTACAGCGCCGTGTGCTCTATGCTATGGATCAGCTTGGACTTAATTATGATAAGCCACACCGTAAGTCGGCGCGTATAGTTGGAGATACAATGGGTAAATACCACCCTCACGGGGACAGTTCAATATATGAGACGCTTGTTGTGCTCGAACAGGATTTTAAGAAGGGGATGGCACTTGTTGACGGACATGGCAACTTCGGTTCAATAGAAGGTGACGGGGCCGCAGCCATGCGATATACTGAAGCTAAGCTTAAAAAATTCACTCAGGATGTATATCTCGCAGATCTTGATAAGGATGTTGTTGATTTTATTCCTAACTTTGATGAGACTGAAAAGGAGCCGGAGGTTCTTCCGGTAAGAGTACCGAATCTTCTTATTAATGGTGCTGAAGGTATTGCTGTTGGTATGACAACCAATATACCTACACACAACCTTGGGGAAGTGGTTGATGCATGCTGTGCATATATGGATGACGAGAATATAACAACTGAAGGGCTTATGGAGTATGTCATAGGACCGGATTTTCCGACAGGAGGACTTGTTGTCAATAAGAGCGAGCTTCCCGCAATATATGAATCAGGCACTGGTAAGATCAAGCTCCGCGGCAAGGTTGTATTTGAACCGGCAGCAAAGAAGTCAGAGCGTGATAAGCTTGTCATAACTGAGATTCCATATACAATGATAGGCGCCAATATTGGTAAGTTCCTGTCAGACGTAATTGACCTTGTTGAGACCAAGAAGACATCTGATATTGTAGATATTTCTAACGAATCGTCCAAGGAAGGAATCAGAATCGTACTTGAGCTTAAGCGTAATGCAGACGTTGAAAAGCTTAAGAATATGCTCTATAAAAAGACAAAGCTTGAAGATACATTTGGTGTAAATATGCTTGCAATCGTTGATGGAAAGCCTGAGACATTAGGACTTAAGTCAATAATAAAGCACCATATTGATTTCCAGTATCAGCTTGCAACAAGAAAATACAATACGCTTCTTGCAAGGGAACGTGACAATAAAGAGATTCAGGAAGGTCTTATTAAGGCGTGTGACATAATAGACCTTATCATAGAGATATTAAGAGGCTGTAAGAACCGCTCACAGGCAAAGGACTGTCTTGTTAACGGTAATGTAAAGGATATTAATTTTAAGTCGGAGACATCGAGAAAAGCAGCGTCCGGACTTCATTTCACTGAACGGCAGGCATCAGCGATTCTTGAACTGCGTCTGTACCGTCTCATAGGACTTGAGATATTAGAGCTTCAGAAGCAGTATGAGCAGACACTTAAGAAGATTGCGGAATACGAGAAGATACTTGGAAGCAGAACCGCAATGAAGAATGTA
This genomic interval carries:
- a CDS encoding DNA topoisomerase 4 subunit A gives rise to the protein MAEQIVKTEYSELMQKSYIDYSMSVITARALPDARDGLKPVQRRVLYAMDQLGLNYDKPHRKSARIVGDTMGKYHPHGDSSIYETLVVLEQDFKKGMALVDGHGNFGSIEGDGAAAMRYTEAKLKKFTQDVYLADLDKDVVDFIPNFDETEKEPEVLPVRVPNLLINGAEGIAVGMTTNIPTHNLGEVVDACCAYMDDENITTEGLMEYVIGPDFPTGGLVVNKSELPAIYESGTGKIKLRGKVVFEPAAKKSERDKLVITEIPYTMIGANIGKFLSDVIDLVETKKTSDIVDISNESSKEGIRIVLELKRNADVEKLKNMLYKKTKLEDTFGVNMLAIVDGKPETLGLKSIIKHHIDFQYQLATRKYNTLLARERDNKEIQEGLIKACDIIDLIIEILRGCKNRSQAKDCLVNGNVKDINFKSETSRKAASGLHFTERQASAILELRLYRLIGLEILELQKQYEQTLKKIAEYEKILGSRTAMKNVIKKDLQAIKKEYALPRKTVIEDAKAAVFEEEKVKEQEVVFIMDRFGYSKTIDIAAYERNMEAVHNENKYIFKCMNTDKIYIFTDNGNLHQIKVMDLPFTKFRDKGVPIDNVGNYDSSGENIVFLSAAGNITGCKLLFVTKQGMMKLVDTSEFEASKKTVAATKLADGDSIAAILKTDATVEVYSRFNYDGSMAEDEVIESSQNVVVRTENGVFLKFPLTEIPQKKKNAVGVRGIKLVKDDTVDDVYLIGNTEDVSTEYCGKTIDLGRMKLAHRDTKGTKVRV